The sequence CGAAATATAAGAAACGTTTTATCACCAAGTTTATCGTGAAATCTTAAACGTCGACATATGAAAAGGCGTAACCTTCTCGTAACTTATGTTGTCATTGAAGTACTTATGCAGGAAGAGTAAAcacaaattaaaaaggaaCTGTTTCGTAATAATTATGTACTGTTCAggatattcttttttttaaccataaatcctttttcttttttcaaatggATATACACACTGTCGTGGTttaaagttttaaaaaaataataaggccacataatattattctatattCATCTTCAAAAGATGAATGTAATAATTGAAGAAAAAAGCATTTTCATACCTACAGCGTTTTGTTCTCTTATACGCTTTTTCCCGGGTGAAcgacatacatataaacatatatgttaaattatgAAGCCAAATAATcctaacaaaatatattactgtaaaaattttgcaaaatgGGTCATTCCATTTGGTAAATAACTACTTTGTTTAATTAGTATATGTAATGCccacatataatatatttatatgcacaAACAATATATCGTAAAAAAgatgtaaaaattaattttttagtaCACCCACAAATGTTATTTACCTGTGCTCTTCTCATATTGGTAAAAAGCCacgcacatatataattttcgaAAAGTTGGCAACCTGCTATTATATATTGCAGGgcgaaataatattttaatgttgtTTCCTAAATGGAGATTAATAGGCTTCGTCATATATGCACAAAGCATACGCGctcatacatatacgtatatatatacaaaaacatgtatatatatatatatatataatatacatgtagTTGCCTGTAGAAATAGGTAATTGTTGAAAAAcgaaattttcttatttattcgGGCTTTGTATTCTAACCTAtctttttgttaaaaaaaaaaaattccttttttaaagcgtaatgtaaatataaaaatgaacatatatttcatgccataaatgtttttattaacaaaCAAGAATTTCTAAAATTTTCCCATTCTTTGATTATAtactcatatatttttacatatataaacatatacatatatataatatatatatttataccaATTTGAATTGAAAGcgcttttttttcatttctttttaaataatgggATCTCtcacttatatttttctacttAATCTGTTAAATGTCGTAAAAatgggaagaaaaaaaaaaaaaattttcataacaTTACAATTAATCATTAAGCacttaaacaatttttttattcttcacaacaaattaaatatgcacatatatttaaaatgtgcTATATAGCTACGTTTATGAGCATGAttcgtatacatatatagtaacatacatatattatatatatatatgtatatataaaattacgcGCATGTTCACGTCACTATAACCCATCTTTgcgaaataatttttttgatcttttgcaaaaaaaaattgtttaaaaaaaatcctattaaaattgtatacgtatgtaaacatatagaaataatagaagaataatttttttatgatattaaacacttaaaaaaataaaaagatactatatttactttttacaggaaataatcttttttatttttcctttttaaaaaaatgcatagCATTAACAGTGTAGcctatgtaaatatatatatatatgtacatacatgagagtatacgtataaatatgcatacgtatgtatatataatatatatgcatatatataagtaaaattcATACTTAAATATTCGCGCATGAActaaacttttttttgtttttatttttgcttttgtTATCACATTTTCTCCTTTTCAAAAAtgtttttgttaaataaCACGAATGAGGAATCCCCCAAAGAAATATTGCTAAACGAGTTGAAGTATAAAGTTAGGGTTTTAGCAGGCATTGTATTTGTCATTAGGTCAGTTCCAATGGTCATTAGTTTATTTAGCAAGAGAGCAGATTGAAAAgggggtaaaaaaaaaaaaaaatataggagaaaaaggaaaaaaattaaaaaaaagaaattaaagctatataacataaagtaaacaaaataaagctGCAGCTCTGAGGCTACATATTACGGCATAATGGTAAAATGAACGTATACACAAAAGTAGATAGATACCACTGTACTGTTTACCatacttatatgtatacgtatttatatatatgtatatagcTACATGcccttttaataaaattttaggtAAAAAGTGTATGCgtaaatttatacatttatatgtgtttatttgtttatacatTTGAAATGAAAGATGAATGCTGAGAAAAGGTATGTTATTATATCTAAGTGAAAGCAAGAAGACTTAAATATATGCGCATAATTCTATATAAcatgcatttattttaacgAGATTGTTAAAAAGTTGCATTGAAAATGGAGTAAAAAGTACGTTAAAAACAGcgttaataataatgttaaaatagCGCTAAAAATTACGTAAAAATAGCGTAAAAATTACGTAAAAATAGCGTAAAAATTACGTAAAATTAGCGTAAAAATTACGTAAAATTAGCGTAAAAATTACGTAAAATTAGCgctaaaaattatgtaa comes from Plasmodium malariae genome assembly, chromosome: 7 and encodes:
- the PmUG01_07028300 gene encoding conserved Plasmodium protein, unknown function gives rise to the protein MFLLNNTNEESPKEILLNELKYKVRVLAGIVFVIRSVPMVISLFSKRAD